A DNA window from Panthera tigris isolate Pti1 chromosome X, P.tigris_Pti1_mat1.1, whole genome shotgun sequence contains the following coding sequences:
- the FUNDC1 gene encoding FUN14 domain-containing protein 1, with protein sequence MATRNPPPQEYESDDESYEVLDLTDYARRHHWWNRVFGHSSGPMVEKYSVATQIVMGGVTGWCAGFLFQKVGKLAATAVGGGFLLLQIASHSGYVQIDWKRVEKDVNKAKRQIKKRANKAAPEINNIIEEATEFIKQNIVISSGFVGGFLLGLAS encoded by the exons ATGGCGACCCGGAACCCCCCTCCCCAAG aGTATGAAAGCGATGACGAGTCTTACGAAGTGTTGGATTTAACTGACTATGCAAGAAGACACCATTGGTGGAATCGAGTGTTTGGCCACAGTTCCGGACCTATGGTTGAAAAGTACTCAGTGGCCACCCAGATTGTAATGGGTGGGGTGACTGGCTG GTGTGCGGGATTTTTGTTCCAGAAGGTCGGAAAGCTTGCAGCGACCGCTGTAGGCGgtggctttcttcttcttcag ATTGCCAGTCACAGTGGCTATGTGCAGATTGACTGGAAGAGAGTTGAAAAAGATGTAAACAAAGCGAAAAGACAGATTAAGAAACGAGCAAACAAGGCAGCACCTGAAATCAACAATATAATCGAAGAA GCAACAGAATTTATCAAACAGAACATTGTGATATCCAGCGGATTTGTGGGAGGCTTTTTGCTAGGCCTTGCATCCTAA